The Oncorhynchus gorbuscha isolate QuinsamMale2020 ecotype Even-year unplaced genomic scaffold, OgorEven_v1.0 Un_scaffold_2568, whole genome shotgun sequence genome has a segment encoding these proteins:
- the LOC124026081 gene encoding uncharacterized protein LOC124026081, which produces MGVSESSKLLWTETDEGLMNNSTKQVISTILTSCEDQTSNAPCFSTVGKKISDMSLEVNILVGGVLSQLKDISLSRSPTPCEDMFERLQGSPERTSPVSLDCSTAASKGIASSHSLSTKSLQKLSSHEFQTKAEKGVSEVISRSFNIVEEGTTDKYLQSVSTSTTSTDIIQTMVKDQQELPQTTQSSDMVSETSLLNTGQVSEKRIWSVARNIYYSLQSKITEFLRKDLQMSDTTLGSIQIFTYQSSPASQRASLGHLEVNQSSVTPGGNYACVDIPHKLLPKTTKLSGSMLEDIGTNRCRSADSQNTRNTSSSRSSISLTPTSKSKQSEWDFTLPGTPIPTELSAQSDFPIVRNMIIQDLFHTENLLPPSFVDKVRQAAGVVVDEMVESVENTQEDGQGASHLDDLRSAVRKLRKIISTGTIHIFSHEFVDKVIALQDSHSTPQVLTLAAARSASDSILSRLKWGKEQCAISRKLSSQLLQIFAEETVKGFLKQWLDDYENINIDVSVQNEPSTSTCMVFPIQLNQSKPEDSDTMNQLTKVMVNKMMDALSVGSSHQMITKANAKCSFESGTSMATSDIVEGMLDLVRDSTSSTGEQIPIFKSKKSKKTMFSKICFNIKGSKKVRKDHCPQKSMEYQPQNTSPTVYFTESRTNSHGSFAPDIAYSFPPEEKSHKPSLFTRMYRAITRSFSNPR; this is translated from the exons ATGGGTGTCAGCGAGAGTTCAaaacttctctggactgaaacagACGAGGGTCTAATGAACAATAGTACCAAACAGGTCATTTCAACAATCTTGACCTCATGCGAGGATCAGACATCAAATGCACCTTGCTTCTCCACAGTAGGAAAGAAAATATCTGATATGTCCCTTGAGGTCAACATATTGGTAGGTGGTGTTCTGTCTCAGCTGAAGGACATCTCCTTGTCAAGGTCCCCAACACCATGTGAAGACATGTTTGAACGTCTCCAAGGTTCTCCTGAGCGAACCTCTCCAGTAAGTCTAGATTGCAGCACGGCTGCCTCCAAAGGCATTGCATCTTCCCACAGTCTTTCAACAAAGAGCCTCCAAAAACTTTCTAGTCATGAGTTCCAAACCAAAGCTGAGAAAGGAGTGAGTGAGGTCATCTCTAGATCATTTAACATTGTGGAGGAAGGTACAACAGATAAGTACCTCCAGTCTGTATCTACATCCACCACATCTACTGATATTATACAAACCATGGTGAAAGACCAGCAGGAGCTCCCCCAGACCACCCAATCATCTGACATGGTATCTGAAACCTCCCTGCTCAACACTGGACAGGTTTCTGAGAAAAGAATCTGGTCTGTTGCTCGTAACATCTACTACAGTCTGCAAAGTAAGATTACGGAGTTTCTCAGAAAAGATCTTCAAATGTCAGACACAACACTTGGTTCAATCCAAATCTTTACGTATCAAAGCAGTCCTGCTTCACAAAGAGCAAGTCTCGGCCATCTTGAGGTCAACCAGAGCAGTGTTACACCTGGTGGAAACTATGCCTGTGTAGACATTCCGCACAAATTACTACCTAAAACCACTAAGCTCTCAGGATCCATGCTGGAGGATATTGGCACGAACCGTTGTAGGAGTGCTGACAGCCAAAATACAAGAAATACCTCTTCTTCacgctcctccatctctctaacaCCTACTTCAAAATCAAAGCAGTCAGAATGGGACTTCACCTTGCCCGGTACTCCCATCCCCACTGAATTATCTGCTCAGAGTGACTTTCCCATTGTAAGAAACATGATCATTCAGGACTTGTTTCACACAGAGAACTTACTTCCCCCATCCTTTGTGGACAAAGTCAGGCAAGCTGCTGGGGTGGTAGTGGACGAAATGGTGGAAAGTGTTGAGAACACACAGGAAGATGGACAGGGTGCTTCTCATCTTGACGACCTCCGATCTGCTGTTAGGAAATTGAGAAAAATCATTTCCACTGGGACCATCCACATTTTCAGTCATGAATTTGTGGATAAAGTGATAGCCCTTCAGGACAGCCACAGCACTCCACAGGTCTTAACATTGGCAGCAGCCAGAAGTGCTTCAGACTCCATTCTTTCAAGGCTGAAATGGGGAAAGGAACAATGTGCCATATCCAGGAAGCTCTCCTCTCAGCTTCTCCAGATATTTGCTGAAGAGACAGTGAAGGGCTTCCTAAAACAGTGGTTAGATGATTATGAAAATATAAACATTGATGTTTCAGTCCAGAATGAACCAAGCACCTCTACTTGCATGGTCTTTCCTATCCAGCTCAATCAGAGCAAGCCAGAGGATAGTGACACAATGAATCAGCTTACGAAGGTCATGGTCAACAAAATGATGGATGCCTTATCAGTTGGCTCAAGTCATCAAATGATCACCAAAGCCAATGCCAAATGTTCTTTTGAGTCCGGTACCAGCATGGCCACCAGTGACATTGTAGAAGGGATGTTGGATTTGGTAAGGGATAGCACCAGCAGTACTGGAGAGCAGATCCCCATCTTCAAGTCCAAGAAAAGCAAGAAAACCATGTTCAGCAAGATATGCTTTAACATAAAG GGTTCCAAGAAAGTTAGAAAGGACCACTGTCCTCAAAAGTCTATGGAGTACCAGCCTCAGAACACTTCCCCTACTGTGTACTTTACAG AGTCGAGGACAAATTCTCATGGCTCCTTTGCTCCAGACATCGCATATTCCTTCCCACCTGAAGAGAAGAGTCACAAACCCTCCCTTTTCACCAGAATGTATAGAGCCATCACTAGAAGCTTCTCCAACCCAAGATAA